The following are encoded in a window of Phaseolus vulgaris cultivar G19833 chromosome 3, P. vulgaris v2.0, whole genome shotgun sequence genomic DNA:
- the LOC137808024 gene encoding AT-hook motif nuclear-localized protein 1-like, with the protein MESSGGVSGGVTVVGSDAPSDYHVAPRTDNPAPASGSTTQIPATAGSAPPPHPPHTAAMEASPATMPAKKKRGRPRKYAPDGSVTMALSPKPISSSAPLPPVIDFSSENRGKIKPTSSVSKTKFELENIGEWVACSVGANFTPHIITVNSGEDVTMKVISFSQQGPRAICILSANGVISSVTLRQPDSSGGTLTYEGRFEILSLSGSFMPSESGGTRSRSGGMSVSLASPDGRVVGGGVAGLLVAASPVQVVVGSFLAGNQHEQKPRKHKHEVITSVTPAAVVPISTLDPIPILSSATSIRGESWSAMPAEAKNKPADINVSLPAG; encoded by the exons ATGGAGTCAAGTGGCGGTGTTAGCGGGGGCGTTACGGTGGTGGGATCGGATGCTCCGTCAGACTACCATGTAGCTCCGAGGACCGACAACCCAGCTCCCGCAAGCGGATCCACGACGCAAATTCCGGCGACGGCGGGGAGTGCTCCACCGCCACATCCACCGCATACGGCAGCGATGGAGGCGTCGCCGGCGACGATGCCGGCTAAAAAGAAGAGGGGCCGGCCGAGAAAGTACGCACCGGACGGCTCGGTGACCATGGCGCTGTCTCCGAAGCCGATATCTTCCTCCGCTCCGTTGCCGCCGGTGATCGATTTCTCGTCGGAGAATCGcggaaaaataaaaccaaccAGTTCCGTGAGCAAAACCAAATTTGAGTTGGAGAATATAG GTGAATGGGTTGCATGCTCAGTTGGTGCTAATTTCACTCCCCATATCATCACTGTTAATTCTGGAGAG GATGTTACTATGAAGGTAATATCATTTTCTCAGCAAGGGCCTCGAGCAATATGCATTCTTTCAGCTAATGGTGTCATATCAAGTGTCACACTTCGTCAACCCGATTCTTCGGGGGGTACATTGACATATGAG GGACGGTTTGAAATTCTATCTTTATCTGGTTCATTCATGCCCAGTGAAAGTGGAGGAACCCGAAGCAGATCCGGTGGCATGAGTGTATCTTTGGCAAGCCCCGATGGACGTGTTGTAGGTGGGGGAGTAGCTGGTTTATTGGTGGCTGCAAGTCCTGTGCAG GTAGTGGTAGGAAGTTTTCTGGCAGGAAACCAACATGAGCAGAAGCCAAGAAAACATAAACATGAAGTTATAACAAGTGTGACACCAGCAGCAGTTGTTCCCATCTCCACTCTTGATCCAATACCAATTCTCTCATCTGCAACTTCCATCCGCGGAGAAAGTTGGTCTGCTATGCCAGCAGAGGCCAAGAATAAACCAGCTGACATTAATGTGTCGCTTCCAGCAGGGTAA